A single Anopheles funestus chromosome 2RL, idAnoFuneDA-416_04, whole genome shotgun sequence DNA region contains:
- the LOC125774647 gene encoding hatching enzyme 1.2 isoform X2 — protein MLGSDLLCVLAIGWLAVGHSHANVILYDETVDNSIAGSSDFIDLSHLGPDLYGEPDEEVGKLVANYDPATDSRNVEELGSYVQGDILINRPGGRNGISNNAARWPKGVVPFVISGNFDAKGMQLIEQAINEYHQKTCIRFVPRMGETNYVSFESSDSGCWSSVGMIGGKQPVNLQIPGCTTLVGTVMHEMMHALGFLHEQNREDRDSWVAIRYENIKPGTKNNFEKAKKGSTNSFGVSYDYGSIMHYSSNAFSTNGRATIEAKLAGGSQMGQRSKFSSSDLAKLNAMYGCRGGSSTAGSSTGASNGSQTQRPSRPTRPSKPASNHRPGAQIAGAIVNLIGGIFGEEDSNATANAMDAIRR, from the exons ATGTTGGGGTCAgatttgctgtgtgtgttaGCGATAGGTTGGCTCGCTGTTGGACATTCGCATGCGAATGTTATTCTGTACGACGAGACCGTGGACAACAGTATTGCTGGATCGAGCGATTTCATAGACTTATCCCATCTCGGACCCGACCTGTACGGTGAACCAGATGAAGAGGTGGGCAAATTGGTGGCCAACTACGATCCGGCCACCGATAGCAGAAATGTGGAGGAGCTCGGTTCGTACGTCCAGGGAGATATACTGATCAATCGTCCAGGTGGACGGAACGGTATTTCGAATAACGCTGCCCGTTGGCCGAAGGGTGTGGTACCGTTTGTGATTTCGGGAAACTTTG ACGCTAAGGGTATGCAGCTGATCGAGCAGGCCATCAATGAGTATCATCAGAAAACGTGCATCCGCTTCGTCCCTCGAATGGGTGAAACCAACTACGTGTCATTCGAAAGCTCGGACAGTGGCTGCTGGTCAAGTGTGGGCATGATCGGAGGCAAGCAGCCAGTCAATCTGCAGATTCCCGGCTGCACCACACTCGTCGGTACCGTCATGCACGAGATGATGCATGCGCTCGGATTTCTGCATGAACAGAACCGGGAAGATCGCGACAGTTGGGTCGCGATACGGTACGAGAACATCAAGCCAGgaacgaaaaataatttcgaaaAGGCAAAGAAGGGTTCCACTAACAGTTTCGGCGTGTCGTACGATTACGGCAGCATTATGCATTACTCCTCGAATGCTTTCTCCACCAACGGCAGGGCCACCATCGAGGCGAAG CTCGCCGGTGGTAGCCAAATGGGCCAACGAAGTAAGTTCTCCAGCAGCGATCTTGCCAAACTGAACGCTATGTATGGATGCAGGGGAGGTTCTTCAACGGCTGGCAGCAGCACGGGTGCGTCTAATGGGTCACAGACGCAAAGACCCAGCCGACCAACGCGTCCTTCCAAACCGGCAAGCAACCATCGTCCCGGAGCACAGATTGCCGGTGCAATTGTGAACCTGATTGGGGGTATCTTTGGCGAGGAAGATTCTAACGCTACTGCCAACGCAATGGATGCAATCCGGCGATGA
- the LOC125774647 gene encoding zinc metalloproteinase nas-1 isoform X1, with translation MLGSDLLCVLAIGWLAVGHSHANVILYDETVDNSIAGSSDFIDLSHLGPDLYGEPDEEVGKLVANYDPATDSRNVEELGSYVQGDILINRPGGRNGISNNAARWPKGVVPFVISGNFDAKGMQLIEQAINEYHQKTCIRFVPRMGETNYVSFESSDSGCWSSVGMIGGKQPVNLQIPGCTTLVGTVMHEMMHALGFLHEQNREDRDSWVAIRYENIKPGTKNNFEKAKKGSTNSFGVSYDYGSIMHYSSNAFSTNGRATIEAKKPVNGAKMGQRDGFSWNDMEKLNRMYECEGSKGNGQTAFKPPPLGMLPSTGGVFGPVGSSSPGGPGGPGPYFPPSSPGPYSPYYPTNGGPMFPYAPYPGTGYPGPGFGYYPYDVKVSENGEAAKEKDAQDMHN, from the exons ATGTTGGGGTCAgatttgctgtgtgtgttaGCGATAGGTTGGCTCGCTGTTGGACATTCGCATGCGAATGTTATTCTGTACGACGAGACCGTGGACAACAGTATTGCTGGATCGAGCGATTTCATAGACTTATCCCATCTCGGACCCGACCTGTACGGTGAACCAGATGAAGAGGTGGGCAAATTGGTGGCCAACTACGATCCGGCCACCGATAGCAGAAATGTGGAGGAGCTCGGTTCGTACGTCCAGGGAGATATACTGATCAATCGTCCAGGTGGACGGAACGGTATTTCGAATAACGCTGCCCGTTGGCCGAAGGGTGTGGTACCGTTTGTGATTTCGGGAAACTTTG ACGCTAAGGGTATGCAGCTGATCGAGCAGGCCATCAATGAGTATCATCAGAAAACGTGCATCCGCTTCGTCCCTCGAATGGGTGAAACCAACTACGTGTCATTCGAAAGCTCGGACAGTGGCTGCTGGTCAAGTGTGGGCATGATCGGAGGCAAGCAGCCAGTCAATCTGCAGATTCCCGGCTGCACCACACTCGTCGGTACCGTCATGCACGAGATGATGCATGCGCTCGGATTTCTGCATGAACAGAACCGGGAAGATCGCGACAGTTGGGTCGCGATACGGTACGAGAACATCAAGCCAGgaacgaaaaataatttcgaaaAGGCAAAGAAGGGTTCCACTAACAGTTTCGGCGTGTCGTACGATTACGGCAGCATTATGCATTACTCCTCGAATGCTTTCTCCACCAACGGCAGGGCCACCATCGAGGCGAAG AAACCTGTGAATGGTGCTAAAATGGGACAGCGGGATGGATTTTCATGGAACGATATGGAAAAACTCAACCGAATGTACGAATGTGAAGGAAGCAAAGGAAATGGACAAACGGCGTTTAAGCCTCCTCCATTGGGAATGTTACCTTCTACAGGAGGAGTGTTCGGTCCGGTAGGATCTTCGAGTCCAGGTGGTCCAGGTGGTCCAGGCCCATATTTTCCACCATCGAGCCCCGGCCCCTACAGTCCTTACTATCCAACGAATGGGGGACCGATGTTCCCCTACGCACCATATCCAGGTACAGGATACCCTGGTCCGGGGTTTGGATATTATCCTTACGATGTTAAAGTGTCGGAAAACGGCGAAGCAGCGAAGGAAAAAGATGCGCAAGATATGCACAACTAA
- the LOC125774634 gene encoding golgin subfamily A member 1: MANVKATPTFFGPEENLGPEERAEQRRNQQAEIIRWKYRYQKIDAIKPGETVEAYQIRCLNKRLVHLEREKAQKEIKLKIFNAPVHRREAEIVRGYILRMLDDAVRYDKQIEAAKTDMNELMSQIKRANNELECAIKALPSDFVYEEALERSRTELAAIESRLHNARRLEGKLHTENRKQRSEIENMLGERKLYNQQWQQYVGELNRNRKFLLDMIERATLAFNQGEDLCYRIDSLKAQETRDKRARVQEMIEVERQIVGTRYINEFLHTKGFQRAVADLDPRLVRKRNLFKTVHRDKINRFGTIIDDTKEYLKLAAVQDILLEIEKQQDKYTALFRYMNITNAKIEEANGIARDLEKDSERLHEGEKRKRFADERNLKQDMQQLLAAQEHSMKLKEEVNLQKEALEIKLAIVEQALSVVGFDRTKIKQLMAATTSSDRDRLTEQNLMSALSAIERKVLKLVRMSSDSTVVEEDAPISTLYGSQQCAECAEGQDVNQHDERIVLPTDYQKLMKNVQTRVTAPEMQYRLHTLSQCKLPRSRMLVNKRYM, translated from the coding sequence ATGGCAAACGTAAAGGCTACCCCTACCTTTTTTGGACCGGAGGAAAATCTCGGACCCGAAGAGCGTGCTGAGCAGCGGCGTAATCAACAGGCCGAAATTATTCGTTGGAAGTATCGCTATCAGAAGATAGATGCAATCAAACCTGGAGAAACTGTTGAAGCTTACCAGATACGATGCTTAAACAAACGGCTGGTACATCTCGAGCGCGAGAAAGCTCAAAAAgagattaaattgaaaatctttAATGCTCCCGTCCATCGTCGTGAGGCAGAAATTGTTCGTGGCTACATTTTACGGATGTTGGACGATGCCGTACGTTACGATAAACAGATCGAAGCAGCTAAAACGGATATGAACGAGCTAATGTCCCAAATAAAGCGTGCCAACAATGAGCTAGAATGTGCCATCAAGGCACTACCATCAGACTTTGTGTACGAAGAAGCGTTGGAAAGATCTCGCACAGAGCTAGCAGCTATCGAAAGCCGACTCCATAATGCTCGGCGGTTGGAAGGTAAGCTGCATACAGAAAATCGGAAACAGCGTAGCGAGATAGAGAACATGCTCGGCGAACGAAAGCTCTACAatcaacagtggcagcagtaTGTTGGTGAGCTAAACAGGAACcgaaaatttttactcgaCATGATTGAACGGGCAACATTGGCTTTCAATCAGGGTGAAGATCTGTGCTATCGGATCGATTCGCTGAAAGCTCAGGAAACACGAGATAAGCGGGCCCGTGTACAGGAGATGATAGAGGTGGAAAGGCAGATTGTAGGCACACGGTATATCAACGAGTTCCTGCACACGAAGGGTTTCCAACGGGCTGTTGCGGATCTCGATCCAAGGTTGGTCCGAAAGCGCAACCTGTTCAAGACAGTGCACCGGGATAAAATCAATCGTTTCGGTACTATCATTGATGATACTAAGGAGTACTTAAAGCTTGCCGCGGTTCAGGATATTCtgttggaaatagaaaaacaacagGACAAGTACACGGCACTGTTTCGGTATATGAACATAACGAATGCTAAAATTGAGGAAGCTAATGGTATTGCACGTGATCTCGAGAAGGACAGCGAGCGTCTGCATGAAGgcgaaaaacggaaaaggttTGCGGATGAAAGGAACCTGAAGCAGGATATGCAACAGCTACTTGCCGCCCAGGAGCACTCGATGAAACTGAAAGAGGAAGTTAACCTACAAAAGGAGGCACTAGAAATAAAGCTCGCCATTGTCGAACAGGCTTTATCGGTGGTAGGATTTGatcgaacaaaaataaaacagctcATGGCAGCAACGACCAGTTCCGACCGTGATCGTTTGACGGAGCAGAACTTGATGAGTGCCCTATCTGCCATCGAGCGGAAGGTGTTGAAGTTGGTTCGAATGAGTTCGGATAGCACTGTGGTGGAGGAAGATGCGCCCATCAGCACCCTGTACGGAAGCCAGCAGTGTGCCGAGTGTGCCGAGGGTCAGGACGTGAATCAGCACGACGAGCGTATAGTGTTACCGACGGATTATCAGAAACTGATGAAGAACGTACAAACACGTGTGACAGCTCCGGAAATGCAGTACAGGCTACATACACTGAGTCAGTGCAAACTTCCCAGATCACGGATGTTGGTTAATAAGCGATACATGTAA
- the LOC125774636 gene encoding glutamate dehydrogenase, mitochondrial: protein MKMQRFAAAFKLFRREAHTIPKHLEAIPNERDPPFSKMVEYCFHKACIVLEPQLIESMNKYPSMSADKRINRVQAILKIISNNSSTLEFQFPFVRDDGSYEMVTAFRAHHCLHRLPVKGGIRYSLDVCKDEVEALSALMTFKCACVNVPFGGAKGGIIIDPAKYSEKELQSITRRYTVELAKKNFIGPGIDVPAPDMGTTSREMSWIADQYGKTFGHRDINTMAVVTGKPLNQGGVRGRTEATGKGVYIATNCFTREASWMREIGLEPGLEGKSVIVQGFGNVGQYAAEHFHKAGCKVIGIIEKDVSLHCKSGIDIKALSRYKTQQKTIKGYPKANEFNGDLLLEECDILIPAAMEKSITTENAKNIKAKIIAEGANGPTTPAADKILQDRRILVIPDLYCNAGGVTASYFEYLKNINHISFGKLSFRHEAQNLREVLASVQESLRSAGVCVTVTPTKPLKHYFEHASEADVVTSGLQFVLETAGKGIMNVASQHQLCLDIRTAAYIWSVEKIFKSYEEAGLSM from the coding sequence ATGAAAATGCAACGTTTTGCTGCGGCATTCAAGCTGTTCCGGCGGGAAGCACACACCATCCCAAAGCATCTCGAAGCTATACCCAACGAGCGCGATCCACCGTTTTCGAAGATGGTCGAATATTGCTTTCACAAGGCATGTATCGTTCTCGAGCCACAGCTGATTGAATCGATGAACAAGTATCCCTCGATGAGTGCGGACAAGCGCATCAACAGAGTGCAGGCAATTTTGAAAATCATCTCTAACAATTCCAGCACACTCGAGTTTCAGTTTCCTTTCGTGCGCGACGACGGTAGCTATGAGATGGTGACAGCATTCCGAGCCCATCACTGTCTCCATCGTCTTCCGGTAAAAGGGGGCATTCGATACTCGCTGGATGTGTGCAAAGATGAAGTCGAAGCACTTTCCGCCCTAATGACCTTCAAGTGCGCCTGCGTAAATGTACCGTTTGGGGGAGCTAAGGGTGGAATCATAATTGACCCCGCTAAGTACAGTGAAAAAGAGTTACAAAGCATCACCAGGCGCTACACGGTGGAGTTGGCGAAAAAGAACTTTATCGGTCCAGGTATTGATGTGCCAGCTCCGGATATGGGTACTACGTCACGCGAAATGTCCTGGATAGCCGATCAGTATGGGAAAACGTTTGGACACCGAGACATCAACACGATGGCCGTTGTGACCGGCAAACCGTTGAATCAAGGTGGTGTTCGAGGCCGCACAGAAGCAACCGGTAAAGGGGTGTACATTGCGACCAATTGTTTCACGCGTGAAGCCAGTTGGATGCGTGAGATCGGTCTCGAGCCCGGACTGGAAGGGAAGTCGGTCATTGTACAAGGTTTCGGAAACGTCGGCCAGTACGCTGCCGAACATTTCCATAAGGCGGGCTGCAAAGTGATTGGTATTATCGAAAAGGATGTTTCGTTGCACTGCAAATCCGGTATCGACATAAAAGCGCTCAGTCGGTACAAGACCCAACAGAAGACGATCAAAGGATACCCGAAGGCAAACGAATTTAATGGCGATTTGCTGCTGGAAGAGTGCGATATCCTCATACCGGCTGCGATGGAAAAATCTATCACCACCGAAAATGCCAAAAACATTAAGGCAAAAATCATAGCCGAGGGAGCCAACGGTCCCACGACTCCTGCTGCTGATAAGATTCTACAGGATCGCCGCATTCTCGTCATTCCTGATCTCTACTGCAATGCCGGAGGTGTAACGGCGTCTTATTTTGAATATCTGAAAAACATTAATCACATCTCATTCGGGAAGCTATCGTTTCGCCACGAGGCTCAAAATTTGCGAGAAGTGCTCGCTTCTGTGCAGGAGTCTTTGCGCAGTGCCGGAGTCTGCGTTACTGTAACACCAACCAAGCCCCtcaaacattattttgaaCATGCCAGTGAGGCAGATGTGGTAACTTCCGGTCTGCAATTTGTATTAGAAACGGCTGGCAAAGGCATTATGAATGTAGCCTCGCAGCACCAACTATGTTTAGACATTCGAACAGCGGCCTATATCTGGTCGgtggagaaaattttcaaatcctACGAAGAAGCGGGACTTTCCATGTGA
- the LOC125774623 gene encoding cell division cycle protein 16 homolog, whose product MSHRNTRSSINRLPTLESLTSRRYHGFRRPYLHSCLQPLTMEQELIDIECYRKIVKNYIDLRRYQTALFWAEKVTVLSNGEPRDVYWEAQCMFLLREFQRAAHTIRSRGLEKTNLLCHYLAAECLNEAKEYQSALEILNAVDCETLSCALSGRIGASTMSSMKDDSVTDESDGSVYEEPYRTDIIASVYFLKGKILESMDNRSLAMDCYVQALHKSVYCTEALDALVQHDMLMAWEEKELIQHIPMVQQCTEPERKVLKRLYESKLKKYYESIAMQANLDDPPVSSMNTSLWHELKEKMKNCKNNETSKSSISKSFTPAPRPKQKQSEIMSPANKILEDLKNNPSYLIHTSLTRASLLGTSITGGTTLLSVGGTNNSRQETPFRINRPKINSGTTTVHYEQCMDKLESSIDLMIARAEKYFYSCDYRRCIKMLEEILKNDPYHKRSLTVQIGCLMEMKDCNRLFYVAHKLVDFYPDDAISWYAVGCYYDLIGKSDPARRYLSKATALDRLYGPAWLAYGHSFAKENEHDQAMAAYFKATQLMRGCHLPLLYIGVECGLTKNHAMAEKFFYQAMSIAPLDVFVLHELGVIKYECEHYECAEEVFRSTLEMVRTMVKQNNEQLTARWEPLLNNLGHCCRKNKKYDEALEFHRWALSLKPLNAATYTAIGFVQALMGQLYDAVDSFHKSLSLKRDDVFTTTILKYVIEDLTEEQTLPFYSAEGVDEEEDDEKESDKTELSKDESKVSVKVDTRNEPEGDSEEVSGSVPRSTMRMQLNFDDWYTKTSPMSDTSADDMSIDI is encoded by the exons atgtCTCATCGAAACACGCGTTCGTCGATTAATCGATTGCCGACATTGGAAAGTTTGACAAGTCGCCGCTATCACGGTTTTAGGCGCCCTTATTTGCATTCATGTTTACAACCGCTTACGATGGAACAAGAGCTGATTGATATCGAGTGCTATcgtaaaatagtgaaaaactACATTGATTTG cgCCGGTACCAGACTGCTCTGTTTTGGGCCGAGAAGGTAACAGTACTCAGCAATGGCGAACCCCGCGATGTGTACTGGGAGGCACAGTGCATGTTTCTGTTGCGGGAGTTCCAGCGAGCAGCTCATACAATTCGTAGCCGTGGGCTGGAGAAAACTAATCTGCTTTGCCATTACTTGGCCGCGGAGTGTTTGAACGAAGCCAAGGAATATCAATCTGCCCTGGAGATTCTAAATGCGGTCGACTGCGAAACACTGTCATGTGCTTTGAGTGGCCGAATCGGAGCAAGCACTATGTCCAGCATGAAAGATGATTCTGTCACGGACGAAAGTGATGGTAGCGTGTATGAGGAACCGTATAGAACCGACATCATAGCGTCGGTGTACTTTCTCAAGGGTAAGATACTGGAATCGATGGATAATCGCAGCCTAGCAATGGATTGTTACGTCCAGGCACTGCATAAATCAGTTTACTGTACCGAAGCACTGGACGCACTAGTGCAGCATGACATGCTAATGGCTTGGGAGGAGAAGGAACTGATTCAGCACATTCCAATGGTACAGCAATGTACAGAGCCGGAAAGAAAGGTTCTAAAGCGTCTCTATGAGAGTAAGCTGAAGAAATATTACGAATCAATTGCAATG CAAGCCAATCTGGATGATCCACCCGTATCTTCAATGAACACGAGCCTGTGGCATGagttgaaggaaaaaatgaaaaattgtaaaaacaatgaaacgaGTAAATCATCGATTTCAAAAAGTTTCACACCAGCACCacgaccaaaacaaaaacaaagcgaaatcATGTCTCCAGCGAACAAAATTTTGGAAGATCTTAAAAACAACCCTTCGTATTTGATTCATACCTCCTTGACCAGGGCATCGTTGCTTGGAACCAGCATAACCGGTGGTACTACATTGCTCAGTGTTGGAGGGACGAATAATTCGCGACAGGAAACACCTTTCCGTATCAATCGCCCAAAGATCAATTCGGGAACCACAACTGTTCATTATGAGCAGTGTATGGATAAACTGGAGTCAAGCATAGATTTAATGATAGCGCGGgcagaaaaatatttctacaGCTGCGACTATCGGCGGTGTATAAAAATGTTAGAGGAAATACTAAAAAACGATCCATACCACAAGCGATCGCTTACCGTACAGATAGGATGCCTGATGGAGATGAAGGACTGTAATCGACTATTCTACGTCGCCCACAAATTAGTTGACTTTTACCCAGATGACGCCATCTCATGGTATGCCGTAGGGTGCTACTATGATTTGATCGGTAAAAGCGATCCAGCAAGGCGATATCTTTCAAAAGCAACGGCACTCGACCGTCTGTACGGTCCGGCATGGTTGGCTTACGGTCATTCATTCGCAAAGGAAAACGAACATGATCAAGCAATGGCAGCATATTTTAAGGCGACACAACTAATGCGCGGATGCCATCTGCCCCTTCTGTACATCGGAGTCGAGTGTGGACTGACGAAAAATCATGCTATGgcggaaaagtttttctatCAAGCGATGTCGATTGCTCCGctggatgtttttgttttgcacgaaCTGGGCGTTATAAAGTACGAATGTGAACATTACGAGTGCGCTGAAGAAGTTTTCCGCAGCACGCTAGAAATGGTGCGAACTATGGTGAAACAGAATAATGAACAGCTGACCGCACGCTGGGAGCCCTTGCTTAACAATCTTGGTCACTGctgcaggaaaaacaaaaagtacgaCGAAGCGTTAGAATTTCATCGATGGGCGCTCTCGTTGAAACCACTGAATGCGGCAACATACACCGCGATCGGATTTGTACAAGCTTTAATGGGTCAGCTGTATGATGCGGTAGATTCTTTCCACAAAAGTTTGTCTCTGAAGCGAGACGACGTATTTACCACCACTATACTGAAATACGTGATTGAAGATCTGACGGAAGAGCAAACGCTTCCATTCTACTCTGCGGAAGGCGTGGACGAGGAGGAGGATgatgagaaagagagcgataaAACGGAATTGTCCAAGGACGAAAGTAAAGTATCGGTCAAAGTAGACACACGCAATGAACCGGAAGGTGATAGTGAAGAGGTTAGCGGTAGCGTTCCTCGGTCTACGATGCGCATGCAGCTAAATTTTGACGATTGGTACACAAAAACATCTCCAATGAGCGATACCAGTGCTGATGATATGAGTATTGATAtataa
- the LOC125774631 gene encoding protein lin-9 homolog, whose amino-acid sequence MESEGSSPPAFGPAALGLHPVGTKFPVKIANTQPMQVLNARGMPARIRKKNRLFFDDDIINDKIPSAKATPKKTPGSTKKQLISAKTPRRELSTSPRKVLPRLSLKKKYSSRYAHLKQSGRKRKIDHDDKVHDIMKLINTSSSAESDRNQRLGHKFRNFIVLSKAHRFCYYEFFYSDIDRNLFGSPSEFEQLVRSNYPQLKTNNLTRAEWRKVRASFGKPRLFSPAFLMEERLELARKREKIRILQSNSLGDISFIEGLPNSISKQISPGTKVTAKLRAPYDGMYNGTVEGYAYEARSYRITFDRPGLGTRLVPDYEVFSMEKSDTIKLNSITKDYRVAYQNASFYLASPKSKPTSAGGDPLLGSDIGQKLNTSGRKVFFPKENIGGYPVKYLELIVRTKKTLSAKQMKLLRLQNITSEAQIYKSYDNPLPEEFRKRYAMLIVAIDKLNRDLADQLNQLREYVGSLTHDPEMLAMITPSHYREQSREKAAQIFEKNNKGHVKNDHIVNLIKHLTTIMYLASNVSKNEKDELSIMALKGAIVETRELLEPGNVTAFNRNVAHPMSYIDCQPSSSKSLKTE is encoded by the coding sequence ATGGAGAGTGAAGGATCTTCACCGCCCGCCTTTGGGCCTGCTGCCTTGGGCTTGCACCCAGTTGGAACGAAATTTCCTGTCAAAATAGCGAACACCCAGCCCATGCAAGTATTGAACGCTAGAGGAATGCCTGCACGAATTCGAAAAAAGAATCGTCTCTTTTTCGACGACGACATCATTAACGACAAAATTCCATCTGCAAAAGCCACCCCGAAAAAAACACCCGGTTCTACAAAGAAACAATTGATCAGCGCCAAAACTCCACGCAGGGAGTTATCTACTTCGCCCCGTAAAGTGCTGCCCAGACTGTcgttgaaaaagaaatattcgTCGCGCTATGCACATTTGAAACAGAGCggcaggaaaaggaaaattgatCATGATGATAAGGTGCACGATATAATGAAGTTGATTAATACGAGCTCATCGGCTGAATCGGACAGAAACCAACGGCTCGGGCATAAGTTCCGCAACTTCATCGTACTATCCAAGGCACATCGGTTTTGCTACTACGAGTTTTTCTACAGTGACATTGACCGCAACCTGTTCGGTTCACCGAGCGAGTTCGAACAGCTAGTGCGATCAAATTATCCGCAGCTCAAAACGAACAATCTCACCCGGGCGGAATGGCGCAAAGTACGAGCATCTTTCGGTAAACCAAGGCTGTTTTCTCCCGCATTCCTAATGGAAGAACGGCTGGAGCTAGCTCGCAAACGGGAAAAAATACGAATACTACAATCGAACAGCCTGGGTGACATCTCTTTCATCGAAGGTTTACCTAACAGCATTTCGAAGCAAATCTCACCAGGCACAAAGGTAACGGCTAAACTGAGGGCACCGTACGACGGAATGTACAACGGCACGGTAGAAGGGTACGCATACGAAGCGAGAAGTTACAGGATCACATTCGACCGACCTGGGCTAGGAACGCGCTTGGTACCGGACTATGAAGTGTTCTCAATGGAAAAATCAGACACAATTAAGCTGAACAGCATCACGAAGGACTATCGGGTAGCTTATCAAAACGCTTCCTTCTATCTCGCTTCCCCTAAATCAAAACCAACCAGCGCCGGCGGGGATCCGCTACTGGGCAGCGACATTGGACAAAAGCTTAACACCAGCGGCAGGAAGGTGTTCTTTCCCAAAGAAAACATTGGAGGATATCCGGTGAAGTATCTCGAGCTGATCGTTCGCACGAAGAAAACACTTTCGGCCAAACAGATGAAACTGCTACGCTTGCAGAATATAACTTCCGAAGCACAGATCTACAAATCGTACGATAACCCCCTGCCAGAGGAGTTCAGAAAACGTTACGCTATGTTGATAGTTGCTATCGATAAGCTGAACCGTGATCTAGCGGATCAATTGAATCAATTGCGTGAATATGTAGGCAGCTTGACGCACGATCCGGAAATGTTGGCGATGATCACACCAAGCCACTATCGTGAACAGTCCCGCGAGAAAGCGGCCCAGATCTTTGAGAAAAACAACAAGGGTCACGTTAAGAACGATCATATTGTCAATCTGATTAAACATCTTACTACCATTATGTACCTTGCATCGAATGTGAGTAAGAACGAAAAGGATGAGCTCAGCATCATGGCACTGAAGGGCGCGATCGTAGAAACTAGAGAATTGCTGGAACCGGGAAATGTGACCGCGTTTAACCGTAATGTTGCCCATCCCATGAGCTACATAGATTGTCAGCCAAGTTCGTCTAAATCATTAAAAACGGAGTAA